The Dendrosporobacter quercicolus genome includes a region encoding these proteins:
- a CDS encoding DUF7446 family protein, which produces MKLDELKLWVSPLTNKIYAGFTDKSGTTATSKVEITEMAVSTVMQHLDLEQAGYECEAGRLEFFPAELPNRK; this is translated from the coding sequence ATGAAACTTGATGAATTAAAGCTTTGGGTTAGTCCGCTCACGAACAAAATTTATGCTGGTTTCACTGATAAGAGCGGTACTACTGCAACCAGCAAGGTGGAAATAACCGAAATGGCTGTTAGTACTGTAATGCAGCATTTAGATTTAGAGCAAGCAGGATATGAGTGTGAAGCGGGGCGCTTGGAATTCTTCCCGGCTGAGCTGCCTAATCGGAAATGA
- a CDS encoding sigma-70 family RNA polymerase sigma factor, with protein sequence MNCMCSKQPYLNDNLIREYKNLVHYAIHRYYPFRPNVEYEDLFQIASIALVNAAVKYNPARGAGFATYALLHIRSALYREMRRNTAQKRRAIVVSLFQEIDESGTQLIDIIPDPATTEGYNLYQRGGRLMANSRSVKTEAGALTVTKLDLSTFVVFNANNALATRTTPYITVTKNGKVTLSPEVGKRFASGETLEILINPAATIAVVRSSAEGIQCRRNGKNTDSTIFSCAHAKLFLENKQVPLPAKFRAAWDEDLSAWVGRR encoded by the coding sequence ATGAATTGTATGTGCAGCAAACAGCCTTACCTTAACGACAATCTAATACGGGAATACAAAAACCTTGTTCATTACGCTATCCATCGCTATTATCCGTTCAGGCCGAATGTCGAGTATGAAGATCTGTTTCAGATCGCCAGCATTGCATTGGTAAATGCCGCAGTAAAGTATAATCCGGCGCGAGGCGCGGGCTTCGCAACTTATGCGTTGCTCCATATCCGATCCGCCTTATACCGTGAAATGCGACGGAACACGGCGCAAAAACGGCGTGCAATCGTCGTTTCGCTGTTTCAGGAAATCGATGAAAGCGGGACGCAGCTAATTGACATCATCCCTGATCCGGCCACAACGGAAGGTTATAACCTTTATCAAAGAGGAGGGAGATTAATGGCAAATTCGCGGAGCGTAAAGACGGAAGCGGGTGCGCTAACCGTTACCAAACTGGATTTATCCACATTTGTTGTTTTTAATGCCAACAACGCGCTGGCAACAAGGACAACGCCGTATATTACAGTTACCAAAAACGGCAAGGTAACTCTATCGCCGGAAGTCGGCAAGCGGTTTGCATCAGGAGAAACATTGGAAATCCTCATTAATCCGGCTGCCACCATTGCCGTTGTCCGCAGTTCGGCGGAAGGTATCCAGTGCCGGCGCAACGGCAAAAACACGGACAGCACAATTTTTTCCTGCGCCCATGCTAAGTTGTTTTTAGAGAATAAACAAGTACCGCTGCCGGCTAAATTTCGTGCTGCCTGGGATGAGGATCTGAGCGCCTGGGTGGGGCGGCGATGA